A region from the Vicia villosa cultivar HV-30 ecotype Madison, WI linkage group LG3, Vvil1.0, whole genome shotgun sequence genome encodes:
- the LOC131660020 gene encoding uncharacterized protein LOC131660020 → MVFYFKARPEAGDYTIFMGLDKFENEELIKYGFIEDIWFHVDKMSSAHVYVRLHKGQTIDDMSEGLLEDCAQLVKANSIQGNKVNNVDVVYTPWSNLKKTASMDVGQVGFHNGKMVRTVRVEKKINEIVNRLNKTKVERKPDLKAEREAVNAAERAERKHQLREKKRREEMDRLEKEKQSELRSYKGLMVSENMTSNKDIASGSKSFQEVEEDFM, encoded by the exons ATGGTGTTCTACTTCAAAGCACGCCCTGAAGCTGGCGATTACACCATCTTCATGGGTCTTGACAAGTTCGAGAATGAAGAACTCATCAAATACGGTTTCATCGAAGATATTTG GTTCCATGTTGACAAGATGtcttcagcccatgtttatgtcAGGCTGCACAAAGGTCAGACTATTGATGACATGAGTGAAGGTTTATTGGAAGACTGTGCTCAGCTTGTCAAAGcaaattcaattcaag GGAATAAAGTAAACAACGTTGATGTTGTTTACACTCCCTGGTCCAATTTAAAGAAAACTGCTTCGATGGATGTTGGTCAAGTTGGTTTTCACAATGGAAAAATG GTGCGGACTGTGAGAGTGGAGAAGAAGATAAATGAGATTGTTAACAGGCTTAACAAGACAAAGGTGGAAAGAAAACCTGATTTGAAAG CTGAGCGCGAAGCAGTTAATGCAGCTGAAAGAGCTGAGAGAAAACATCAACTGAGGGAAAAG AAACGCCGCGAGGAAATGGATAGACTCGAAAAGGAGAAACAATCAGAGCTTAGGAGCTACAAGGGTTTGATGGTCTCAGAAAATATGACATCGAACAAAGATATTGCATCAGGAAGCAAATCATTCCAGGAAGTGGAGGAAGATTTCATGTAA